Below is a window of Agathobacter rectalis ATCC 33656 DNA.
AATCCGGTACTTCTCATTCTGGATGAATGGATGCTTCTCAAACCAACAGATATAGAGCAGAAAGATATCTTTGAACTTCTTCATCGCAGACGTAAGAAATCATCAACTATCTTCTGTTCACAGTATGTGTTTGAGGAATGGTATGATCAGCTTGGAGGAGAAGCAAGTCCTCTAGCCGATGCAATCATTGACCGTATTGCTTATGACAGCTATCAGATTAACATCACAAGCATTGATGCTGAGCATGACAGATCCATGCGTGAGGTTTATGGCTTGGATAAATCAATGCGAAATTAAACTTGCATAGATGATTTCCACTTCCGGACATCTGATTTCCAAATTTCCGGAAGTGCGATTTCATCGCACAAGAATATTCAAATACAGCAAAGGATATCTCGATGCAATGGTAAATGCTCAGGCAAATATTGATGGGCATTTCTTTTTGGAGGATTTTCTTAATCCATCACTGATTGCAGCTATGGAGAAAGTCTATCCTATCACCCCCAATTCTGATGGAGCAGAAACACCTGCATACATTTACTCTCAATATTTTCTAGGCAGACGCGCCACAGCAATATCAAGACAGAATATTCTTAAAAAACTATCAGACAGCTTCCATGTCACTGTCTATACTCATGAAAACTGTCAGGCAGTCCTGCCAAATGTACTATATGGCGGAAAAATAGACTACTACAATGATATGCCGACAGTCTTCCAGCGTAGCCGCATAAATCTCAATATAACTTTAAAAACCATTCAGACAGGAATCCCTCTGCGTGCATGGGATATACTTGGCTGTGGAGGATTTCTTTTGTCAAATTTACAGCAGGAACCTTGCGAATATTTCGTACCTGGTGAAGACTTTGTATACTATGAGTCTACCGATGATGCAGTAGAAAAAGCAGCATATTTTCTCTCCCACGAAAATGAGCGCATCGAAATCGCCCATAATGCAGTTGAAAAAATTGCTGCTTATCATACTTACAATCATAGGGTGGAGGAAATGTTTGAAATAATTAATTCTTAAACTATTCATATAACACTTTGAATACGTTTACTTTGGTCTTCGTATACCACCTTTACGCTTCAAACCAAATCCGTACAGATATATTTCTGGAACGTTGACCCTAGAATCCGATGTTTCCATAATAATTCCCAACGCCAATAAAACACTATATATCTCCTGTTTTGTTCTTCCTGGAAGTTCATCTTTTTTTTCTTCTGACCATAAATCGGGGGTAAGATATTCTAAAAACTCGTCTTTTTCCATTAGCATTGTCTTACCTTTTAATCTATCAATCAATTCTGTCAGCCATTGGTACTCCTCACTTGTAAGTTCTTTGACCCGGTCTTCCGATACCGTTACTAATGCACCTTGCAGATATGTTGGAACCAATAAATGATCCTCTTTCAAATCATTTAATTCGTCACTATGTTTAATCATTTCATTTGAAGCAAACGAAAAACACTTCAAAAACGGTCTAGGTGTCAATTCTCCATTCGCATCCTGAATATGATTCGGAACCCACGAATAGCTTTTACCTTTCTTAGGTGTTTTTCCCATGTATTTGCCAATGAGTTTGTCAGTAAAATCATGTAATGCCTGCTCGGAATCACATGGTAAACATCCAAGTTCATCACTTTTTTCCTTTAAAAGCTGCGGTATTTCACTCAAATACCTTAACGCAACCTCTGAACCAGAATTTGCAATACGTTTTACCAGCAATCTATATAAAGATATCGTATCCCACTTCAGTTCTAAATGGTACGCTCTAAGTTTTGATGCATCAACAAATTGAAGTGCCTTTGAATTATAAAGATCACTTCTTAAAAAGATTTTCGCTTTTATGTTTGTAAAACGATTATTATATTCATACCAAAAATTCAACAAGCCTTTTATAAATCCAAATAAATCTTTATAGTTACTACATATTCTATCTAATTCATCATAAGTAATATAAATATGTTTGCCACATTTCTGAAAATAAGCATCTACCTCATCTAAAAAAGTCATACATGTCTCTTCCTTCTCTAACACCAGCTCCCACCACTTGGATAGCTGACTATTCGATTTAAGAAGTATATCCTTTAACTCAGATTCCAGATATTCATTCATCAGTTTCATTATTTCCGGAACATCATGATATTTTCTCACAACAACCCCACATACCAGTCCCGTCCAAAATACATTTATATCCATCGAAGATTTATTTTCAATCCATCGAGAACATATACTTTGACTCGGAAACTGCTTTGCCCCATCTCCACTTGCAATATATCCTATAATAAATTCGGCATTTTGAATATTTTGAAATCTTTTCTTATCACACTCATTAATTATAAAATTTAAGCCATTGCAGGAAGTGAGTATTCGAAACAATTCTGTCTTTCCTGTTCCACGCCCACCTGTAATAAGAAATACTCTGTCTTCAGCCAATTTATTATAATCTCGTAATGGAAGAAAATTCTGCAATACATTTTCTTCATTTTCTGCGGCACCGTTTTCTGATACACAATTTCCTATCTGTTGTAAAATTTCTATTTTTTCTTGCAAATCCATACTCATTCACCAAACCAACTCTGTATTCTCTTAGTTATGTCTTTATATGCACTTCCTGTCAACAAATCTCTATATGCCTGTACCCTTATTTCACTATCATTATATCCATCTGAAAACAATTCAAATCCCTGCATCAATTCAGAATCATATGGAATATATTCAGGTTGATGTTCTACACCTTCGGCATCTATTCCCGGCATTACCTGATCTTCATTATAATAATTTTCCATACATACCGTATATGCCATATTAAGGAATTTTTTTCTCTGCTCAATTGCCCTTTCCGCTGTTGCTCTTTCACACATAGAATCCACAATCATAATTGAAAACTCTTCTGTATTTCCCTTTGCAATTGTTCTTATTACCTGTGTCATTCCATCCCATGATTGTTTGCTTCCATTACCAATCAGAACAGCCCCATGTGGAATCTGTGCTACTGCAATTCCACCCATGTCATGAAAACCAGCACGTGCATCAATCAAAATATAATCTGGATGATATGTATTATCCAATTTTTCCAACAAATTTTTTATTGAGCTTTTTAAGTTATTTTCCCTGTTATCCTGATAATCTATCCTCGCTAATTTCTGTAAGTATGTTTCGTCTACTTTACCGGCTGGCATTAAATATAAATTACCATCGTTCTCTTTGAGTAAAGCTGGATCCGTAACCTCCAATACATAATCATGGATATCACATTGCTCATTTAATGGTCTCTCTATCAGATAGTCCAATAGTCCTTTTTCAACTACAATATCATCGAAAAATAAAGTCGATAGACCTGGAGCTTCTATATCCATATCTATCATCATAACATTCTTATTTTGTTCTATCAAATTCAATGCTATTCCAGCTAAAGCGGTTGTCCTTCCCATTCCTCCTTTAAATGAATAAAAAGTAACCACTTTAGCTTTATTTGAACATTCAGCCTCCTGATATTGCCATACCGGTTCTACATCTTGTGTTGCATTTACCCATGCTTTTTTTGCGATGGGTCTTTCACATATATAAAAGTCAACGCCATCTTCCGTTTTCCATTCTTCCCTGCTTTCCTCAATAATTGATTTTATGATTTCTATTCGTAGTTTATCTTTTTTGTCACATTTTTCCCAAAATATCTTTCCTGTGAAAAAACCGTTCAGATCGTTTTGTAATATTTCCTCAAGATTACTAATATCACTTTCCGTTGCTTTCTGCTCACTTTTAAGAAATAAAGACACTTTACCCTGTACATCTCTTATAATTGTTGTCTCTGTTATGATTTGCTTTTCTTCCCATTTTAATACGGATTTCACCGCACTTTCCAACGTATTATTAAAGTCTACCATCTTCCAATCTCTCCTACGTGTTTTTTATGTATCCATCAACATATAATCTTAGCATTTCTCTTACATATGCCATAGCATTTTCTCTGCATTTAACAACATCATCTCCATTATAATGCCCATCCTCATAATATCGCCTTTTAGGGTGATCCGAAAAAAGAATATCCTCTAACCGAATACCTGATAAACGTAATCCCAAAGAAGGATCCAAAATTGATGCAATTTTTATATCATTTTCACTGAAACTCAAAATATCATTTAACAACAGATCTATATTATGTCCATATTTAATCACAACATCTCTGGAAATCCCCTCTTGAAGAATTGCTTTAAGTGAACACTCTGCTGCAAATCCATGTAAACACACTGCATTATCATATTCATCTGCTTTTTCTAAAATATAGGCATCCTGCCAATTCCTAATCGCTGCGTCAAAAAAATTTTCCTGCATTTTTTCCTCGCTTTACCATATTAAATATAATACTCACTTACTTTTAATATATATGACATAGTATCATAAATCCATTTTAAAGAAAACTTTATTTTCCTAGTGTATCATCATTTTCTTTCTCAATTCTAATTTTATTTTAATTTTTTCTATTAGACTATCAATCTTTTCAATATCATCATCTGCAAGAACGTTATTAGATTTATCTATAACCACTTCCAGATTATCTAACAAGTAACTTATCTCATTTTCACAATCTGTTAATTTATCATCACCATATCCAAAATCTTTTTCAACAGAAAGTTGTTCCTCAATCATTTTTATTCTATATAATAATTCTCTCCATTTTTTGCTACTACTATTATTGGATTTTTTTGTTTTAGATTTTTCATAAATATAAAAAATCTTCAAATATGGAGCTTCATTTTTCAATATGGCTTTTTTATTTATCTTTGATTTATTATTCTGTAGCTCATGCTCAATAATTGTAACCAAAATCGCCATTGTAAAAATCCAAACATACCAAAATAATCGCTCTCCTCTATCAAATATTCCAACAGAAAATTCTTTTCCATATGGAATACTAAAAATTTTTCTAATCCACTCCACAAATAATAGGCTGCTATTAAAATTCATCTTGTAATATCCAATAATTCCAATTACAAAATCAATAGTTAGCAATATGCTAAATATAATTGTCTTTTTACTATTCTCTTTTTTCATTTATTTCCTATAACCTATTGCCACAGTAACCACAAAAATTCAAATTATTACTGTTTTCTTTTCCACATATTGGACATTTTTTTAATATAAAATCACTTGTATTGTTTTGAAACAGTTTTTCCTCTTTAAACTGTTTGAGCTTCTGATATTCATTTGGGTGAGGTCCAATTGCTTCACAATAAAAGTTTAATAATTCTATCCCAAATCTCTCAAACTCCATCTCTATCTGTGTCTTAAATACCTCTGACAACTCATATAAGTATTGAGAAATTTCTAAAAATGATATTCTGTTAGAAATCATGAAATTTGAAATAACTGACTTAACCTTTGTATTAATCATAGTATTAAAATATCTTGAAATTAACAAAAAATCTTTTTGTGTTCCCAATGGTATTGCTCCGATAATCCTTGAAACAAATAATTTTGAATCTTTTATTATTATTCCATATTGACCACGCGCCATTATATTCAAAATTAAACCATATTTTGAATCTTCTATTGGAATTTGTGTAGAAGTTCCCCATTTCATATTAAGATTCACAGTTTTATTTATAAAATAAACCTCTGCCGTAAACGGAGTCTTTCCCCCAAATAATATTTTCACAAAATTATTGAGCAATGGTAAATTTGCAGTAGATAACGTATGCGTCCCCGCCCCAAATAAATCCAATGCTTGACCGCCTCTAAAAAATAAAGCTTCCTGACCTTGGTTAACTATAAGTTGTGATCCTAACACAAATTCATCTGATGGATATTTGTATATCAACCATTGCTTATTATTGTCATTTCCATCATACTTAATAATATCAACTATCTGCACTGTCTCACCTTTATCCTAAATTCTTTTTTAATTCTCCTATAAACACTGCATATGAACCTTGTTTTTCCATCTCATCAAAGTAGCTTAGCATTTCAGCTTCAGCGTTCTCATTTTTTGCAAGTTTGTAAGCTTTTCTAAATATTTCTAAAACTTCTAATGCATATTGTGGCAAATGCTTTCCTGTAAAAAAATTTCCCTCTAATTCGCACCACTTAACTCTAATTATTCTAAATTTTCCCATAACATAATATGCACGCCAATCATTGGGACTAAGGTCAACTGCCAAACGTGTAATCTCTGAATCATCACATCCTATAACCCCCAATACCAACTTAAAAATTTCATATCTATCTCTTTTTGATGCCATATTATATGCACGTACAAAAACTGCGCGTAATTTTTGCTCTGGTATATACTGTAACATACTCACATACGTTTCCAATTGCTGTTGTTCTGTTTCTGCAACATTATATGTATTTGCATAAGCATTAACCACCGAGGTTATCGTTCCTTTTCTTCCCCCTGTTTCTGCATACCCTAGCCATGCACTCCAACAATCAGGGTCAATGTCTATTGCCTTTCTAAATTTTTTATTTGCATCAATATTATTGCCTAAATCCAAAAGTTTATAACCATCTAGTAGTAATTCCTCAACATCTTTTCCTTCATATCCATAAACATATTTTGTTATATTTTGTACAATCTCCTGAGTAACTTTATCCTCTTTTACAATAAACTGCGAAAAGCAATTTTCACATGTTCCTATTTCATGAGAATCATCTAATACAATATTTCCTCCACAATGTTCACATGTTAAATTAATTATTGCCATATATATTTCTCCCTATATAAAAAGGACGAGTAAATAATTCTCATCCTTTTAATATTCCTTGTATTATTGCTGTCTATAACCTCTGTTTATAGCTTTTAAACCCAATTCGGAAAATGCACATTCTACCGAATCAACTGCAGCTGCAAAAACAGCATCTCGCTGTTGTCTCTTAAAAATATCATTAATTGGTTCATTAGCCAATGATGCTCCGTTAATACTTGAAAATGGAATTAACAAATATATCTGCACATATAAATAAGTTCCTACCGTAGTATTAGCTATAACAATTCTAGTATTACCGCCACAATCAATAACAACACATTGCTCTTTTGTTCCAAAAATCACGCCCCCTGATTTAACATTAGCAAGCTTCGTTTTTAACGGATACTTCTTTTTTTCCAATTCATTCAATATTGCCTGTTCCAATTGATCTCTCATGCCACCAGAACCATCAAAAAGATAACTTTTACTATCTACCGCTCTTTCCTGTGCTAATAATCCCATACAACTACCTCTCTATATTTTATTTAACAATTACATGTATATAATACTATATTCATCAATATTTTACAACCTATAAGTTGTTCTATTCTATTGCCTTTTATGCGTTTACATAGTAAACGCTCCATAGTGGGTACAACCACATAAGCAACCGCTCCGAAGAGCGGCATATCATTAAAGTTGCTTTCTGCATTCCACCGGCAGCGTATCTGACCAGGGAAGCAGATCTTCACAGAAATCCACACCATGTTCATCCATGTGCCTAGGGATTTCTTCCAGAAGATATTTGAAATAATTATAAGGCTTGAGGTTATTCGCCTTAGCAGTTTCAGCAATGCTGTAAATCATCGCACTTGCTTCGGCTCCTGCAACGGTATCAATCATGACCCAGTTTTTCTTTCCAACACAGAAAGGACGAATGGACTGTTCTGCGGCGTTGTTATCCATTGGGTAAATCCTCAATAATCAGTACCTGTTCATCTTACCACATTTCTGAGATAATCGCTCTAACAATATTTCCAACTCGACTTCGTGCAATTCGCTCGATTCGTGTTACTTTATTCAGGAGGATCATCTCATGAATGCAAGACAAAAACTTCATCAGGTCCATCTTCAGGAATGGGCCATCCTATTTGCAGATCAGAAAGCCAGCGGGCTTACTGTCCGACAATGATGTGAACAGAATCATCTTTCATTCCACACCTATAACTACTGGAAGCATCTTCTCAAAGAAGAAGTTGTTGACCAGGCCCTGCCAGATATTGTTCCACTCTCACTTCCTGTTTGCTCAGACTCCGGCTCTTCGTTAGAAACAACAGCACCTGCATTTCCTTCCATTCGTGCAAATCGCTCAAATAACTCTAATGTAAAAATGTTGATAAATGGTGTTTCTATCGAAATAGATACAGCGGTTTCCGAAGAGTTCCTCGGTAAACTTATCAAGGCGGTGTGCCATGCTTAAAGATGCTAATCATAGTTACTTTGCCGGTGTCTACATCGTCTGCGGTTACACAGACTTGCGCTTCGGGATTGATTCGCTGGCTGCCATCATCGAACGCAGATTTCATATGAATCTGTTTGTGCCTAATACCCGGTTTCTTTTCTGTGGCAGGTCTTCCACCAAGATCAAGGGATTACTCTGGGAAGGTGATGGTTTTCTGCTCCTTTACAAGCGCGTGGAATCTGGTCATTTCACATGGCCACGTTCCTCCAACGATCTCAGGTCTTTATCCGCAGAGCAGTTCCACTGGCTGATGCAGGGATTTGCCATTGAACCTGTCATCCATGATATAACACCTGACACTTCTACCTGATTCTGATATTTTTGTGCAAAACAGAGAACTTTATTTCCCGTTCTCAGCCATGTTTTTCATGTGCTGTGCACAGCTTCCAGACACTTTTTAATGAGCACTAAAAGGCATCCAAAGCTCTGTACAGCACTTTTTCTTTTCTATTTCATCCATTTTATATTTCCAATGGTAAACTACTGGCTCGCGGTTAACTTCTTCAAAATACTGGTAAATTCGTTCTTCCAATTCCTGTTTGGTTTTGACACGAATTCCACGCAGCATTTGTTTCGTCATCTTGCTAAAGAAACTTTCAATCATGTTTAACCAAGAACCATGCTTTGGTGTGAATACAAATTTAAACCGACCTTTTGGCATCGTATCCAAAAATCGCTGTGTTTCTTTGGATGTATGTGCTGAGTGGTTATCAAGAATGATTCTGATGGTATCCTGCAATGGATATTTTTTGTCCCGTATTTTTAAAAATTCAATAAAGTCAGAACTCTTGTGTGTTTCACTTACCAATGGGATGGCTTCTCCTGTAAGAAGATCGATACCAGCTAATAAAGAAAGTGTTCCCAGACGTTTGTATTCCGCATCACGATATACCTCGCCATTTTCTGTTGTCGGGCGTAAATCCGGTGCTGTATTGGAAATTGCCTGTATGCCTGGTTTTTCATCATATGATACCGTGATTGTCAGTTTATAATCATCTGGAACAATGAGTGTACCATTTTCATCAAACTGCATTTCAATCTGTTTGTAAACCAAGAGAACTTCGTGCATTTTTGATTCAAAATCTTGATCTCGCTTCTCACAATAATACCTGATTTTGAATGGTTTGATATCCTGTTCCTTGAGGAATTTCTGAATATAAGGTTTAGTAATGGTTGTAAGTCTTGGATATCCTGCTTCTTCTGCGTGTTTCTGAATATGCTTATGAAGAGCATTTAAAGTCCAAAGTTCCTGTGCATAGCCAAGTTCTACTGGTCTCTGACAAGCAAGATTGATGATCCATGCTTTTGCATCATCTGTAATTTCAGATGGGCGTCCGGGGCGCTGAGTATCAAAAAGAGCTTTTTCAATACCGCCCTCGTAATATTTAGAAACACAAAGCCGTACGGTTGCTGAACTAATGGCAAGTTTT
It encodes the following:
- a CDS encoding glycosyltransferase family protein, yielding MVNAQANIDGHFFLEDFLNPSLIAAMEKVYPITPNSDGAETPAYIYSQYFLGRRATAISRQNILKKLSDSFHVTVYTHENCQAVLPNVLYGGKIDYYNDMPTVFQRSRINLNITLKTIQTGIPLRAWDILGCGGFLLSNLQQEPCEYFVPGEDFVYYESTDDAVEKAAYFLSHENERIEIAHNAVEKIAAYHTYNHRVEEMFEIINS
- a CDS encoding P-loop ATPase, Sll1717 family encodes the protein MDLQEKIEILQQIGNCVSENGAAENEENVLQNFLPLRDYNKLAEDRVFLITGGRGTGKTELFRILTSCNGLNFIINECDKKRFQNIQNAEFIIGYIASGDGAKQFPSQSICSRWIENKSSMDINVFWTGLVCGVVVRKYHDVPEIMKLMNEYLESELKDILLKSNSQLSKWWELVLEKEETCMTFLDEVDAYFQKCGKHIYITYDELDRICSNYKDLFGFIKGLLNFWYEYNNRFTNIKAKIFLRSDLYNSKALQFVDASKLRAYHLELKWDTISLYRLLVKRIANSGSEVALRYLSEIPQLLKEKSDELGCLPCDSEQALHDFTDKLIGKYMGKTPKKGKSYSWVPNHIQDANGELTPRPFLKCFSFASNEMIKHSDELNDLKEDHLLVPTYLQGALVTVSEDRVKELTSEEYQWLTELIDRLKGKTMLMEKDEFLEYLTPDLWSEEKKDELPGRTKQEIYSVLLALGIIMETSDSRVNVPEIYLYGFGLKRKGGIRRPK
- a CDS encoding tyrosine-protein kinase family protein; the encoded protein is MVDFNNTLESAVKSVLKWEEKQIITETTIIRDVQGKVSLFLKSEQKATESDISNLEEILQNDLNGFFTGKIFWEKCDKKDKLRIEIIKSIIEESREEWKTEDGVDFYICERPIAKKAWVNATQDVEPVWQYQEAECSNKAKVVTFYSFKGGMGRTTALAGIALNLIEQNKNVMMIDMDIEAPGLSTLFFDDIVVEKGLLDYLIERPLNEQCDIHDYVLEVTDPALLKENDGNLYLMPAGKVDETYLQKLARIDYQDNRENNLKSSIKNLLEKLDNTYHPDYILIDARAGFHDMGGIAVAQIPHGAVLIGNGSKQSWDGMTQVIRTIAKGNTEEFSIMIVDSMCERATAERAIEQRKKFLNMAYTVCMENYYNEDQVMPGIDAEGVEHQPEYIPYDSELMQGFELFSDGYNDSEIRVQAYRDLLTGSAYKDITKRIQSWFGE
- a CDS encoding SPFH domain-containing protein; this translates as MQIVDIIKYDGNDNNKQWLIYKYPSDEFVLGSQLIVNQGQEALFFRGGQALDLFGAGTHTLSTANLPLLNNFVKILFGGKTPFTAEVYFINKTVNLNMKWGTSTQIPIEDSKYGLILNIMARGQYGIIIKDSKLFVSRIIGAIPLGTQKDFLLISRYFNTMINTKVKSVISNFMISNRISFLEISQYLYELSEVFKTQIEMEFERFGIELLNFYCEAIGPHPNEYQKLKQFKEEKLFQNNTSDFILKKCPICGKENSNNLNFCGYCGNRL
- the tnpB gene encoding IS66 family insertion sequence element accessory protein TnpB (TnpB, as the term is used for proteins encoded by IS66 family insertion elements, is considered an accessory protein, since TnpC, encoded by a neighboring gene, is a DDE family transposase.); translated protein: MLKDANHSYFAGVYIVCGYTDLRFGIDSLAAIIERRFHMNLFVPNTRFLFCGRSSTKIKGLLWEGDGFLLLYKRVESGHFTWPRSSNDLRSLSAEQFHWLMQGFAIEPVIHDITPDTST
- a CDS encoding IS630 family transposase codes for the protein MRRTYLTLSEEDKDYLKTLSKKRTIQAQIVDRAKILLYKSDGMTFNAIAEKLAISSATVRLCVSKYYEGGIEKALFDTQRPGRPSEITDDAKAWIINLACQRPVELGYAQELWTLNALHKHIQKHAEEAGYPRLTTITKPYIQKFLKEQDIKPFKIRYYCEKRDQDFESKMHEVLLVYKQIEMQFDENGTLIVPDDYKLTITVSYDEKPGIQAISNTAPDLRPTTENGEVYRDAEYKRLGTLSLLAGIDLLTGEAIPLVSETHKSSDFIEFLKIRDKKYPLQDTIRIILDNHSAHTSKETQRFLDTMPKGRFKFVFTPKHGSWLNMIESFFSKMTKQMLRGIRVKTKQELEERIYQYFEEVNREPVVYHWKYKMDEIEKKKCCTELWMPFSAH